A stretch of Penaeus vannamei isolate JL-2024 chromosome 18, ASM4276789v1, whole genome shotgun sequence DNA encodes these proteins:
- the LOC113810393 gene encoding uncharacterized protein, whose translation MEEPEVVLGKRRRLRGKQRRECGSCRAAGSVQLKPATRRAQHGPISQQGKPHLVSTETLGDGDSGWGEAGGVGAGGRVLGESGRGEVGRGGSRRIEGERLGEGDGGRLREGWRLGGEGKGDWLADAPLLVVGEGSGLGNDRLGEGGCLRGLRLSEGEGGCLREGLRLSEGKGGCLRGLRLGEGEGGCLREGLRLSEGEGGCLRGLRLGEGEGGCLREGVRLSEGEGGCLREGLRLSEGEGGCFKLGEGEGGWFRGLRQGEGEDTALIEGDRVGDVKDGCFSEDLRLGEGEGDLLSTGVRLGEARGDGLGEGERESSGERGHLGEDAPSTVRDDLRDKGRRQRKFSV comes from the exons ATGGAAGAGCCGGAGGTCGTCTTAGGAAAGCGGAGGCGGCTGCGAGGGAAGCAG CGGCGGGAGTGCGGTTCTTGCAGGGCCGCGGGGAGCGTGCAACTGAAGCCTGCAACGCGGCGGGCACAGCACGGGCCCATCAGTCAACAGGGGAAGCCACACCTAGTTTCCACCGAGACCTTGGGCGATGGAGACTCCGGGTGGGGCGAAGCAGGAGGCGTAGGAGCAGGCGGCAGGGTCCTTGGCGAGAGCGGCCGAGGCGAGGTCGGTCGAGGAGGCAGCCGTCGGATTGAAGGTGAGCGACTGGGCGAAGGTGACGGCGGCCGCTTGAGGGAAGGCTGGCGGCTAGGTGGCGAGGGCAAGGGGGACTGGCTCGCTGATGCTCCCCTGCTCGTCGTGGGGGAAGGTAGCGGCCTCGGAAACGATCGGCTAGGTGAAGGTGGTTGCTTAAGAGGACTTCGGCTTAGTGAAGGTGAGGGCGGTTGCTTAAGAGAAGGTCTTCGGCTTAGTGAAGGTAAAGGTGGTTGTTTAAGAGGACTTCGGCTAGGTGAAGGTGAGGGCGGTTGCTTAAGAGAAGGACTTCGGCttagtgaaggtgaaggtggttgTTTAAGAGGACTTCGGCtaggtgaaggggaaggtggtTGCTTAAGAGAAGGTGTTCGACTTAGTGAAGGGGAAGGTGGTTGCTTAAGAGAAGGACTTCGGCTtagtgaaggtgagggaggttGTTTTAAGCTGGGTGAAGGTGAGGGCGGTTGGTTCAGAGGTCTccggcagggtgaaggtgaggataCCGCCCTGATCGAAGGTGACCGAGTAGGTGACGTTAAGGACGGCTGTTTCAGCGAAGACCTGCGACTAGGCGAGGGTGAGGGCGATCTCCTGAGCACTGGCGTCCGACTAGGTGAAGCTAGGGGCGATGGGCTAGGGGAAGGTGAGCGAGAGTCGAGCGGAGAAAGAGGCCATTTAGGTGAAGATGCTCCCTCTACAGTGAGAGACGACCTGAGAGACAAGGGCCGCAGGCAAAGAAAATTTTCAGTTTAG